One genomic segment of Actinoplanes ianthinogenes includes these proteins:
- a CDS encoding methyltransferase domain-containing protein translates to MEPAQKERTPFSDIDGLTASMSEMVLAALTEMGRHPEIRRVRRTGVDALRPALGARLLDAGSGSGEVARKLAAEVGPRGEVIALDHSAAITAAAVSRHDGSNVRYVVGDVGDLDLPDDCVDGVWCERVLQHVDDADRAIGELCRVTRPGGRLCLIDTDWDSLAFDGMPPRLWDTVARYVNRHFTPPQRDMGRTLRRRLVAAGLSGLTATPVTCLFGSPDSAAVVLPMVNPRVPADSWHAPLGLRDEWLACVEAAGARGDFLAVLTIWVVAGTVPDGLAPLGGISPR, encoded by the coding sequence ATGGAACCCGCGCAGAAGGAACGTACGCCGTTTTCCGACATCGACGGACTGACCGCCTCGATGTCGGAGATGGTGCTCGCCGCGCTGACCGAGATGGGCCGGCACCCGGAGATCCGGCGGGTTCGGCGGACCGGGGTCGACGCGCTCCGGCCGGCACTCGGCGCGCGGCTGCTGGACGCGGGTTCCGGGAGCGGTGAGGTGGCCCGCAAGCTGGCCGCCGAGGTCGGGCCGCGCGGCGAGGTGATCGCGCTGGACCACTCGGCGGCGATCACCGCGGCCGCGGTCAGCCGGCACGACGGCAGCAACGTGCGTTACGTCGTCGGCGACGTCGGTGACCTGGACCTGCCCGACGACTGTGTGGACGGCGTCTGGTGCGAGCGGGTGCTCCAGCACGTGGACGACGCGGACCGGGCGATCGGGGAGCTGTGCCGGGTGACCCGGCCGGGCGGGCGGCTCTGCCTGATCGACACCGACTGGGACTCGCTCGCCTTCGACGGGATGCCACCCCGGCTGTGGGACACCGTGGCGCGGTACGTGAACCGGCACTTCACCCCACCGCAGCGCGACATGGGCCGGACGCTGCGCCGCCGCCTGGTCGCGGCCGGCCTGTCCGGCCTGACCGCGACCCCGGTGACCTGCCTGTTCGGCAGCCCCGACTCGGCGGCGGTGGTGCTTCCGATGGTCAACCCGCGGGTGCCGGCGGACTCCTGGCATGCTCCGCTGGGGCTGCGCGACGAGTGGCTGGCCTGCGTCGAGGCGGCCGGCGCCCGCGGCGACTTCCTGGCCGTTCTGACCATCTGGGTGGTAGCCGGAACTGTGCCTGATGGCCTCGCTCCGCTCGGCGGCATTTCGCCCCGGTGA
- a CDS encoding glycosyltransferase — protein sequence MPATYGFLSTYPPTQCGLATFNAALATHLSAGTPGAALGSGVVRLLSQDNTSGGIALDRAAPRVVHTWHTDMPGGWSAAAAALNRFDVAIIQHEYGIYPGDAGAEVLPLLRDLKIPAIVVLHTVLTHPDPLQRAVLEQIAETAAAVVTMTDTARQRLTANYAVNPRKITVIPHGAGSHAGVPREDHDRPNLLTWGLLGPGKGIEWALRALALLGDLNPAPVYTVAGRTHPKVLEQQGDVYRSSLVELAAELAVTDAVDWIDAYLEPAQLSKLIRSADAVVLPYDSTEQVTSGVLIEAVGAGVPVVATEFPHAVELLADGPGLLVPHQDPEAMALAIRHVLAEPGLPGRLAGLAGGPTLRWPAVAARYQSLAARLLADRAPLAAATIPA from the coding sequence ATGCCCGCGACATACGGGTTTTTGAGTACATATCCCCCCACTCAATGCGGTTTGGCGACGTTCAATGCCGCACTCGCCACCCACCTGAGCGCCGGAACACCCGGCGCCGCTCTGGGGTCCGGCGTGGTACGCCTGCTCAGCCAGGACAACACCAGTGGGGGAATCGCGCTCGACCGGGCCGCGCCGCGGGTCGTGCACACCTGGCACACCGACATGCCGGGCGGCTGGTCGGCCGCCGCCGCCGCGCTCAACCGTTTCGACGTGGCGATCATCCAGCACGAGTACGGGATCTACCCGGGCGACGCCGGCGCCGAGGTGCTGCCGCTGCTGCGTGACCTCAAGATCCCGGCCATCGTGGTGCTGCACACCGTGCTCACCCACCCGGACCCGTTGCAGCGGGCGGTGCTGGAGCAGATCGCCGAGACCGCGGCCGCCGTGGTGACCATGACCGACACCGCCCGGCAGCGGCTGACCGCGAACTACGCGGTGAACCCACGCAAGATCACCGTGATCCCGCACGGCGCCGGCAGCCACGCCGGGGTGCCCCGCGAGGACCACGACCGGCCGAACCTGCTGACCTGGGGGCTGCTCGGCCCGGGCAAGGGCATCGAGTGGGCGCTGCGGGCCCTGGCCCTGCTCGGCGACCTGAACCCGGCCCCGGTCTACACGGTCGCCGGCCGCACCCACCCCAAGGTCCTGGAACAGCAGGGCGACGTCTACCGCTCGTCGCTGGTCGAGCTGGCCGCCGAGCTGGCCGTGACCGACGCGGTCGACTGGATCGACGCGTACCTGGAGCCGGCCCAGCTGTCCAAGCTGATCCGGTCGGCGGACGCGGTGGTGCTGCCGTACGACTCGACCGAGCAGGTCACCTCGGGCGTGCTGATCGAGGCCGTGGGCGCCGGGGTGCCGGTGGTGGCGACCGAGTTCCCGCACGCCGTGGAGCTGCTCGCGGACGGCCCGGGACTGCTCGTGCCGCACCAGGACCCGGAGGCGATGGCCCTCGCGATCCGGCACGTGCTGGCCGAGCCGGGGCTGCCCGGGCGGCTGGCCGGGCTGGCCGGTGGACCGACGCTGCGCTGGCCGGCGGTCGCCGCCCGGTACCAGTCGCTGGCCGCCCGGCTGCTGGCCGACCGAGCGCCGCTGGCCGCGGCCACCATTCCGGCATGA
- a CDS encoding GNAT family N-acetyltransferase, with amino-acid sequence MTDLHLLPADAEARLQDWQRIHNAIIPTAPLTLDEVRERAGRNRLEVAYLGGVAVGCSTVRPPAGDPPAATVIARVLPGHRRQGIGRALYEKGLAQAAEWGATGIETIVLATNEAGLRFALAHGFTEVERYTLDGDEIPFVTLRR; translated from the coding sequence GTGACCGACCTGCACCTGTTGCCCGCCGACGCCGAAGCCCGTCTCCAGGACTGGCAGCGCATCCACAACGCGATCATCCCGACGGCCCCGCTGACGCTCGACGAGGTGCGTGAACGCGCCGGCCGCAACCGCCTCGAAGTCGCCTACCTCGGCGGCGTAGCGGTCGGCTGCTCCACGGTCCGCCCGCCGGCCGGCGATCCCCCGGCAGCCACCGTGATCGCCCGCGTCCTCCCTGGTCACCGCCGCCAGGGGATCGGCCGAGCCCTCTACGAGAAGGGCCTGGCCCAGGCCGCCGAGTGGGGTGCCACCGGCATCGAAACAATCGTGCTCGCCACGAACGAGGCCGGCCTGCGCTTCGCGCTGGCCCACGGCTTCACCGAGGTGGAGCGCTACACCCTCGACGGCGACGAGATCCCCTTCGTCACGCTTCGCCGCTAA
- a CDS encoding Gfo/Idh/MocA family protein yields the protein MIEQVRVGLVGYGSGGRIFHAPLIASAENIEFVGVVTTSEERRKQVAEQLPGVATYDSIAALAADGVRAVTISTPASTHADLALEAIRLGLAVVVDKPFTLDAPTSRELVKAAEAAGVPLTVYQNRRWDSDFLTIKKLIEKGSLGTIRRFESRMERWAPDRLPKAAGGGTLLDFGAHLVDQALQLHGPAQRVYAEMRGESELDDDFFVAMHHLSGVESHLWGSWRQAGPGPRFRVTGTAGTFISAELDCQEELLKAGKTPAKLGDRWGVEHEHRRGHLWRGATGAPVESCRGRWDSFYPAFAAAVLGTGPLPVDPWDTVRAMEVLDAARVSATTGRSVTL from the coding sequence ATGATCGAGCAGGTGCGGGTCGGGCTGGTGGGGTACGGCAGCGGCGGGCGGATCTTCCACGCCCCGCTGATCGCCTCGGCGGAGAACATCGAGTTCGTCGGTGTGGTCACCACGTCCGAGGAGCGCCGCAAGCAGGTGGCCGAGCAGTTGCCCGGCGTCGCGACCTACGACTCGATCGCCGCGCTCGCCGCTGACGGTGTGCGGGCGGTGACCATCTCCACCCCCGCCTCGACGCACGCCGACCTGGCCCTGGAGGCCATCCGGCTGGGCCTGGCCGTGGTGGTGGACAAGCCGTTCACGCTGGACGCGCCGACCTCCCGCGAGCTGGTCAAGGCCGCCGAGGCGGCCGGCGTCCCGCTGACCGTCTATCAGAACAGGCGCTGGGACTCCGACTTCCTGACCATCAAGAAGCTGATCGAGAAGGGCTCGCTCGGCACCATCCGCCGCTTCGAGTCCAGGATGGAGCGCTGGGCGCCCGACCGCCTGCCCAAGGCGGCCGGCGGCGGCACCCTGCTCGACTTCGGCGCGCACCTGGTCGACCAGGCCCTCCAGCTGCACGGCCCGGCCCAGCGGGTCTACGCCGAGATGCGCGGCGAGAGCGAGCTGGACGACGACTTCTTCGTGGCCATGCACCACCTCAGCGGCGTCGAGTCGCACCTGTGGGGCAGCTGGCGCCAGGCCGGCCCGGGCCCGCGCTTCCGGGTCACCGGCACGGCCGGCACGTTCATCTCGGCCGAGCTCGACTGCCAGGAGGAGCTGCTCAAGGCCGGCAAGACCCCGGCCAAGCTGGGCGACCGCTGGGGCGTCGAGCACGAGCACCGCCGCGGCCACCTGTGGCGCGGCGCGACCGGCGCCCCGGTGGAGAGCTGCCGCGGCCGCTGGGACTCGTTCTACCCCGCGTTCGCCGCGGCCGTGCTCGGCACCGGCCCGCTCCCGGTCGACCCGTGGGACACCGTCCGCGCCATGGAGGTCCTCGACGCCGCCCGGGTCAGCGCCACGACGGGCCGCTCGGTAACCCTTTAA
- a CDS encoding glycosyltransferase family 4 protein, with translation MKVALLGPIAWRTPPLHYGPWELITSLLAEGLTERGVDVTLFATLDSLTKATLDGVVPTGYEESDEIDGRVWEAIHVSHALGRSGEFDLIHNHLDWLPLAFSAHCRAPMLTTVHGFSGQNILPAYRRAKSLFVSISDSDRSPDLDYLATVHHGVDLSGLPFHPDGGDDLILFGRIHPDKGTDLAVEIARRAGRRLIICGIVQDRRFFEEKVEPLIDGERVVYLGSVGPEERGTILGSGAALLHPIRFAEPFGLSVVESMACGTPVIAYRKGSMPEVIDDGVTGRLVDSVEAAAAAVDEIRTLDRGVCSARARERFSAARMVDDYLAIYRKILS, from the coding sequence ATGAAGGTGGCGCTGCTGGGGCCGATCGCCTGGCGCACTCCCCCGCTGCACTACGGGCCGTGGGAACTGATCACCAGCCTGCTCGCCGAGGGGCTGACCGAGCGCGGCGTCGACGTCACCCTGTTCGCCACCCTGGACTCGCTCACCAAGGCCACCCTGGACGGCGTCGTGCCGACCGGATACGAGGAGTCCGACGAGATCGACGGCCGGGTCTGGGAGGCCATCCACGTCAGCCACGCGCTCGGCCGCTCCGGCGAGTTCGACCTGATCCACAACCACCTGGACTGGCTGCCGCTGGCGTTCTCCGCGCACTGCCGGGCGCCGATGCTGACCACCGTGCACGGTTTCTCCGGGCAGAACATCCTGCCGGCGTACCGGCGGGCGAAGTCGCTGTTCGTGTCCATCTCCGACAGCGACCGGTCGCCCGATCTGGACTATCTGGCCACCGTCCACCACGGGGTCGACCTCAGTGGCCTGCCGTTCCACCCGGACGGCGGGGACGACCTGATCCTGTTCGGGCGGATCCACCCGGACAAGGGGACCGATCTGGCCGTCGAGATCGCCCGGCGGGCCGGCCGGCGGCTGATCATCTGCGGGATCGTGCAGGACCGGCGGTTCTTCGAGGAGAAGGTGGAGCCGCTGATCGACGGGGAGCGGGTGGTGTACCTCGGCTCGGTGGGTCCGGAGGAGCGCGGGACCATTCTCGGGTCCGGGGCGGCGCTGCTGCACCCGATCCGGTTCGCCGAGCCGTTCGGGTTGTCGGTGGTGGAGTCGATGGCGTGCGGGACGCCGGTGATCGCGTACCGGAAAGGGTCCATGCCCGAGGTGATCGACGACGGCGTCACCGGCCGGCTGGTCGACTCGGTCGAGGCGGCGGCAGCCGCCGTGGACGAGATCCGAACCCTCGATCGGGGGGTTTGTTCGGCGCGCGCCAGGGAACGCTTCTCGGCCGCTCGGATGGTCGACGATTATCTGGCGATTTACCGAAAAATCCTCAGCTGA
- a CDS encoding ComEA family DNA-binding protein: MQPDPRMYQRPPEQTWWWFLIPLFTCGYGAFVMVLIGARRLRSGFHTVAAFGYLAVTLSLCGASSYYSSIRRPGEDDGGTWVVVLLLLVWLFSIVHTAIIASRVRWAAAQQPFGPQVPVMPYPAPMPQEDPALAAARWRAKRRDEARQLQASQPALASELLIGRPDLPHRQYDDGGLIDVNHVSAEWLAGGLQIDLTLADEIVAARESRGGFTTPDELIVYCEGLTPERLALFRDRLIFVPR, from the coding sequence ATGCAGCCTGACCCGAGGATGTACCAGCGGCCACCCGAGCAGACCTGGTGGTGGTTCCTGATCCCGCTCTTCACCTGCGGTTACGGCGCCTTCGTCATGGTGCTGATCGGTGCTCGCCGGCTGCGCTCCGGGTTCCACACAGTCGCCGCCTTCGGCTACCTGGCCGTCACGCTCAGCCTGTGCGGGGCGTCCTCGTATTACAGCTCCATCCGCCGGCCGGGGGAGGACGACGGCGGGACGTGGGTCGTTGTGCTGCTCCTGCTCGTCTGGCTGTTCAGCATCGTGCACACCGCGATCATCGCCTCCCGGGTCCGCTGGGCTGCCGCCCAGCAGCCGTTCGGGCCGCAGGTGCCGGTCATGCCCTATCCCGCCCCGATGCCGCAGGAGGACCCGGCACTCGCCGCGGCCCGCTGGCGCGCCAAGCGCCGCGACGAGGCCCGGCAGCTCCAGGCGTCCCAGCCCGCGCTCGCCTCCGAGCTGCTGATCGGCCGCCCCGACCTGCCGCACCGGCAATACGACGACGGCGGCCTGATCGACGTCAACCACGTCTCCGCCGAGTGGCTGGCCGGCGGCCTCCAGATCGACCTCACCCTGGCCGACGAGATCGTCGCCGCCCGCGAGTCCCGAGGCGGCTTCACCACCCCCGACGAGCTGATCGTCTACTGCGAGGGCCTCACCCCGGAACGCCTGGCCCTGTTCCGCGACCGCCTGATCTTCGTCCCCCGCTGA
- a CDS encoding alpha-glucosidase, which translates to MNDSWWKKAVVYQIYPRSFADSDGDGMGDLRGVINHLDHLAELGVDVLWLSPIYPSPQDDNGYDISDYQDIEPMFGTLEIFDELLAGAHARGMKIVMDLVVNHSSDEHAWFQESRSAVDSPKRDWYWWRPAREGMEPGTPGAEPTNWGSVFGGPAWEFDEKTGEYYLHLFSTKQPDLNWENPEVRQAVYAMMRWWLDRGVDGFRMDVINMISKVLPLPDGRLSAGSAYADGSAGFIGGPRLHEFLQEMHREVFAGREGLLTVGEMPGVTVEEAILHTDPDRHEVDMVFQFDHVWVDRGPDPWLLQPLQLTKLKAILGRWQAGLAQAGWNSLYWNNHDQPRVVSRYGDDSPEYRAASAKMLGTVLHLHRGTPYVYQGEELGMTNYPFRGIEDFRDIEALGQYKQALELEGRSPEEVLTVLRARGRDNARTPMQWDDSPQAGFTTGTPWLAVNPNYPEINAAAQRADPDSVFHYYRRLIELRHTEPAVVDGDFTMLLPHDERLYAFTRRLGDTELLCIGNFSGEPVRAEIDDAAAWAGAELVLTNLPGATPESLTLAPWQAVVYRRTR; encoded by the coding sequence ATGAACGATTCGTGGTGGAAGAAGGCGGTCGTCTACCAGATCTACCCGCGGAGCTTCGCGGACTCGGACGGCGACGGGATGGGTGATCTGCGCGGCGTCATCAACCACCTCGACCATCTCGCCGAACTCGGCGTCGACGTGCTCTGGTTGTCGCCGATCTATCCGTCGCCGCAGGACGACAACGGTTACGACATCAGCGACTACCAGGACATCGAGCCGATGTTCGGCACGCTGGAGATCTTCGACGAGCTGCTCGCCGGCGCGCACGCCCGGGGCATGAAGATCGTCATGGACCTGGTGGTGAACCACAGCTCGGACGAGCACGCCTGGTTCCAGGAGAGCCGCTCCGCGGTGGACAGCCCGAAACGTGACTGGTACTGGTGGCGGCCGGCCCGCGAGGGCATGGAGCCGGGCACCCCGGGCGCCGAGCCGACCAACTGGGGTTCCGTCTTCGGCGGCCCGGCCTGGGAGTTCGACGAGAAGACCGGCGAGTACTACCTGCACCTGTTCTCCACGAAGCAGCCCGACCTCAACTGGGAGAACCCGGAGGTGCGGCAGGCGGTCTACGCGATGATGCGCTGGTGGCTGGACCGGGGCGTGGACGGCTTCCGGATGGACGTGATCAACATGATCTCCAAGGTCCTGCCGCTGCCGGACGGCCGGCTCTCGGCCGGTTCGGCGTACGCCGACGGCTCGGCCGGCTTCATCGGCGGCCCGCGCCTGCACGAGTTCCTCCAGGAGATGCACCGGGAGGTGTTCGCCGGCCGGGAGGGGCTGCTCACCGTCGGCGAGATGCCCGGGGTCACCGTGGAGGAGGCCATCCTGCACACCGACCCGGACCGGCACGAGGTCGACATGGTCTTCCAGTTCGACCACGTCTGGGTGGACCGCGGTCCCGACCCGTGGCTGCTCCAGCCGCTCCAGCTCACCAAGCTGAAGGCGATCCTGGGCCGCTGGCAGGCCGGGCTCGCCCAGGCCGGGTGGAACAGCCTCTACTGGAACAACCACGACCAGCCCCGGGTCGTCTCCCGGTACGGCGACGACTCCCCGGAGTACCGAGCCGCCTCGGCGAAGATGCTCGGCACCGTGCTCCACCTGCACCGCGGCACGCCCTACGTCTATCAGGGCGAGGAACTCGGGATGACCAACTACCCGTTCCGCGGCATCGAGGACTTCCGGGACATCGAGGCGCTCGGGCAGTACAAGCAGGCCCTCGAACTGGAGGGGCGGAGCCCGGAGGAGGTGCTGACCGTGCTCCGGGCGCGCGGGCGGGACAACGCGCGCACCCCGATGCAGTGGGACGACTCGCCGCAGGCCGGCTTCACCACCGGCACCCCGTGGCTGGCGGTGAACCCGAACTATCCCGAGATCAACGCGGCGGCGCAGCGGGCCGACCCGGACTCGGTGTTCCACTACTACCGCCGGCTGATCGAGCTGCGGCACACCGAGCCCGCCGTGGTCGACGGCGACTTCACCATGCTGCTGCCGCACGACGAGCGTCTCTACGCCTTCACCCGCCGCCTGGGCGACACCGAGCTGCTGTGCATCGGCAACTTCTCCGGCGAGCCGGTCCGCGCCGAGATCGACGACGCGGCCGCCTGGGCCGGCGCCGAACTCGTGCTGACCAACCTGCCGGGCGCCACCCCGGAAAGCCTCACGCTCGCGCCCTGGCAGGCGGTGGTCTACCGGCGCACCAGGTGA
- a CDS encoding glycosyltransferase, which yields MSLSLRLIPPPIRLTDVPEPRFDHVLRLSDDTGLLEHARTAIVRREHGYCVDDVSRGLLIASREPRPSPELLRAAERYLAFLTHAQGADGAFRNRMSYDRRWQDEPSLGDWWGRALWGLGTAAARGPAPWIRSEARYAFHLGAHHRSRWPRAMAFAGLGAAEVLRADPRDRVAAELLADAATVIGLPGSDPEWVWPERELTYANPALAEVLIAAGDLLGDEALLGDGLRMLSWLCDMQEHQGHLSTVPVGGWRPGVPRHRYDQQPIEAAATADACATAAAVTGDERWDAPLFQSITWFLGDNDTGTVMYDSETCGCYDGLTADGPNLNQGAESTLALVSTLQHARTLASRRNPA from the coding sequence ATGAGCCTTTCGCTGCGGCTGATCCCGCCGCCCATCCGGCTCACCGATGTGCCCGAACCGCGTTTCGACCATGTGCTCCGGCTCTCCGACGACACCGGGCTGCTGGAGCACGCGCGTACCGCGATCGTCCGGCGCGAGCACGGCTACTGCGTCGACGACGTCAGCCGGGGCCTGCTGATCGCCAGCCGGGAGCCCCGGCCGTCGCCCGAGCTGCTCCGGGCCGCCGAGCGCTACCTGGCCTTCCTCACCCACGCGCAGGGCGCCGACGGCGCGTTCCGCAACCGGATGAGCTACGACCGGCGCTGGCAGGACGAGCCGTCGCTGGGCGACTGGTGGGGCCGGGCCCTGTGGGGCCTGGGCACCGCCGCCGCCCGCGGCCCCGCCCCGTGGATCCGCTCCGAGGCCCGGTACGCCTTCCACCTGGGCGCCCACCACCGCTCCCGGTGGCCGCGGGCGATGGCCTTCGCCGGCCTGGGCGCCGCCGAGGTGCTCCGGGCCGACCCGCGCGACCGGGTCGCCGCCGAACTGCTCGCCGACGCGGCCACCGTGATCGGCCTGCCCGGCTCCGACCCGGAGTGGGTGTGGCCGGAACGCGAGCTCACCTACGCCAACCCGGCGCTGGCCGAGGTGCTGATCGCGGCCGGCGACCTGCTCGGCGACGAGGCGCTGCTCGGCGACGGGCTGCGGATGCTCTCCTGGCTCTGCGACATGCAGGAGCACCAGGGCCACCTCTCCACGGTCCCGGTCGGCGGATGGCGACCGGGCGTGCCCCGGCACCGGTACGACCAGCAGCCGATCGAGGCGGCGGCCACCGCGGACGCCTGCGCCACGGCCGCCGCGGTGACCGGCGACGAGCGCTGGGACGCGCCGCTGTTCCAGTCGATCACGTGGTTCCTCGGCGACAACGACACCGGAACGGTGATGTACGACAGTGAGACTTGCGGTTGTTATGACGGGTTGACCGCAGATGGACCTAATCTGAACCAAGGAGCCGAATCCACCCTCGCGCTCGTCTCCACGCTGCAGCATGCCCGCACCCTGGCCAGCCGGAGGAACCCAGCGTGA
- a CDS encoding glycoside hydrolase family 130 protein, with protein MTATVNSTDITRHNITMAPDGRRVVIKLFVPGEDAHSTHNRTACMIERVLQLDESDIGTLLEDVLNRFSGRHHDILSTFQHHYEVVQHRVPPEIDLSPQARTLIGAYFSHEFSVEAAALCNPSIVPHPDQHDLAPGELRAALSLRQIGEGHISSIGFCSVIIGPGAAIRLEEREGPLAIGTRVGAKHMKHQLFAALGDEDIDNECSAYILNALPDRYDDSEFEDILSHLPPELLARPTTPMTLDLIRRIVMDDYAVTFPATMPLHQRVLWPATPSESRGMEDARFVQVVDPDGRPAYQATYTAYDGYNIAGRVIYTRDLRHFEVTALHGPAARNKGMALFPRYIKGKKMALCRSDGETLGLAVRDDQHRWQPAGPLLVPHRGWDLIQVGNCGSPIETEAGWLVLTHGVGPMRRYAIGAMLLDLDDPSRVIADLPQGLIDPDEIEREGYVPNVLYSCGGLVHDGRFWLPYASSDVRISFASMPLDRLLHRMVPIER; from the coding sequence GTGACCGCTACCGTGAACTCCACTGACATCACCCGTCACAACATCACCATGGCCCCCGACGGCCGCCGCGTGGTGATCAAACTGTTCGTGCCCGGCGAGGACGCGCACTCCACGCACAACCGCACGGCCTGCATGATCGAGCGGGTGCTGCAACTCGACGAGAGCGACATCGGCACCCTCCTGGAGGACGTGCTGAACCGTTTCTCCGGGCGGCACCACGACATCCTGTCGACGTTCCAGCACCACTACGAGGTGGTGCAGCACCGGGTGCCACCGGAGATCGACCTGTCGCCGCAGGCCCGGACGCTGATCGGGGCGTACTTCAGCCACGAGTTCTCGGTCGAGGCGGCGGCGCTGTGCAACCCGTCGATCGTCCCGCACCCGGACCAGCACGACCTGGCGCCGGGCGAGCTGCGCGCGGCGCTGAGCCTGCGGCAGATCGGCGAGGGGCACATCTCGTCGATCGGCTTCTGCAGCGTGATCATCGGGCCGGGCGCGGCGATCCGCCTGGAGGAGCGGGAGGGGCCGCTCGCGATCGGCACCCGGGTCGGCGCCAAGCACATGAAACACCAGCTGTTCGCGGCGCTCGGCGACGAGGACATCGACAACGAGTGCTCGGCGTACATCCTCAACGCCCTGCCGGACCGGTACGACGACAGCGAGTTCGAGGACATCCTCAGTCACCTGCCGCCCGAGCTGCTGGCCCGGCCGACCACCCCGATGACGCTGGACCTGATCCGGCGGATCGTGATGGACGACTACGCGGTCACCTTCCCGGCCACCATGCCGCTGCACCAGCGGGTGCTCTGGCCGGCCACGCCGAGCGAGAGCCGGGGCATGGAGGACGCCCGGTTCGTGCAGGTGGTCGACCCGGACGGGCGGCCGGCGTACCAGGCGACCTACACGGCGTACGACGGATACAACATCGCCGGCCGGGTGATCTACACCCGGGACCTGCGGCACTTCGAGGTGACCGCGCTGCACGGACCGGCCGCCCGGAACAAGGGGATGGCGCTCTTCCCGCGGTACATCAAGGGGAAGAAGATGGCGCTCTGCCGGTCCGACGGCGAGACGCTGGGGCTGGCCGTCCGCGACGACCAGCACCGGTGGCAGCCGGCCGGGCCGCTGCTGGTGCCGCACCGCGGGTGGGACCTGATCCAGGTGGGCAACTGCGGGTCGCCGATCGAGACCGAGGCCGGCTGGCTGGTGCTCACCCACGGCGTCGGGCCGATGCGCCGGTACGCGATCGGCGCCATGCTGCTCGACCTGGACGACCCGTCCCGGGTGATCGCCGACCTGCCGCAGGGCCTGATCGACCCGGACGAGATCGAGCGGGAGGGGTACGTGCCGAACGTGCTGTACTCCTGCGGCGGGCTGGTGCACGACGGGCGGTTCTGGCTGCCGTACGCCTCCAGCGACGTCCGGATCAGCTTCGCCAGCATGCCCCTGGACCGGCTGCTGCACCGCATGGTTCCCATCGAGCGCTGA